A genomic stretch from Cetobacterium sp. ZOR0034 includes:
- a CDS encoding ABC transporter substrate-binding protein, translating to MLKKIIKPLLPILLIGIVIGCGKKENNEVNIYMWGGSKEINTFMDDIVIPAISKKENITLKRVPIVDIKDVVNKLIIEKQAGKKNGTIDVLWVNGENFKALKDAEVLEKNILAKIDNKNIIKESTTVKDFGETIDGLEVPFGEAQFNFIYNTAKGEIPFSNWMTLSQYVKNNPEKFTYPNTSNFTGSAFVRNIAIDILGYDEISKMTTDELKANLNIVWNFLNEIEPYLWRKGETYPESEGKLDLLYSAGEVDITMGYTINKVNSKIESGDYPVTSKSFLLDKGTLFNNHYLAIPENSANKNAALKVINELVSPEIQLLKQDPKNWGDFTILDMKKLPTEAVQKFILLNKSDKIPSSEELAEKRVMELTPEKLEIIDKGWLEYVGKN from the coding sequence AAACCACTACTTCCTATTCTCTTGATTGGGATTGTTATAGGATGTGGAAAAAAAGAAAACAATGAAGTTAACATATATATGTGGGGTGGCTCAAAAGAGATTAACACCTTTATGGATGACATTGTTATTCCAGCAATTTCAAAAAAAGAAAATATTACTTTAAAAAGAGTTCCAATTGTTGATATTAAAGATGTTGTAAATAAACTTATAATAGAAAAACAAGCTGGTAAAAAAAATGGAACTATCGATGTTTTATGGGTTAATGGTGAAAACTTTAAAGCCTTAAAAGATGCTGAGGTTCTTGAAAAAAATATTTTAGCTAAAATTGATAATAAAAACATAATAAAAGAAAGCACAACAGTTAAAGATTTTGGTGAAACTATTGATGGATTAGAGGTTCCTTTTGGAGAAGCTCAGTTCAACTTTATCTATAATACAGCCAAAGGAGAGATTCCTTTCAGTAATTGGATGACTTTATCTCAGTATGTAAAAAATAATCCTGAAAAATTTACATATCCAAATACCTCTAATTTTACTGGTAGTGCTTTTGTAAGAAATATCGCTATCGATATTCTTGGATATGATGAGATTTCAAAAATGACTACTGATGAACTTAAAGCTAACTTAAATATTGTTTGGAATTTTTTAAATGAGATAGAACCATATCTTTGGAGAAAAGGTGAAACATATCCAGAGTCAGAAGGAAAATTAGATTTATTATATTCAGCTGGTGAAGTTGATATCACGATGGGATATACAATTAATAAGGTTAATTCAAAAATTGAATCTGGGGATTACCCCGTAACGTCAAAAAGTTTCCTACTAGATAAAGGAACTCTTTTTAATAATCACTACTTAGCGATTCCAGAAAACTCTGCTAATAAAAATGCTGCCTTAAAAGTTATAAATGAACTGGTTTCACCAGAGATACAACTGCTTAAACAAGATCCTAAAAATTGGGGTGACTTTACAATTTTAGATATGAAAAAACTACCGACTGAAGCTGTTCAAAAGTTTATTTTATTAAATAAAAGTGATAAAATCCCATCATCAGAGGAGCTTGCAGAGAAAAGAGTGATGGAGTTAACTCCTGAAAAGTTAGAGATTATAGACAAAGGTTGGTTAGAATACGTTGGTAAAAATTAA